In Streptomyces sp. NBC_01717, one DNA window encodes the following:
- a CDS encoding helicase C-terminal domain-containing protein → MGMTTPPRTLAEALRARDDESLAGLLRARPDLLSPVPNDITQLATRAGTRASVVRALEHLDRFALQTAEALAVAPDPAPYETLLALLTGDGQDDGTARDDAGTAIRSAAPGALATLREQALVWGEDDRLRLVRTARELLAPSPQHPSPTGLGPTVAEATAGMSPGRLQEILTAAGLPATHDPVSAVASLSALFTDRTRMGELLDTAPVEALSVLDRLVWGPPYGEVTPNPTPPVKWLRDRGLLLPVSTRTVVLPREAALHLRAGRAHRVPEPLPPAVVAVATRDPQAVDSAAAGQAFLAVSTVEELLTSWNGGGPPILRAGGLSVRELKRTAAVLDVSEPIATFWLELAYAAGLLASDGEADERYAPTPAYDDWTELPVQDRWVHLATTWLAATRTAGLVGGQDAKGRALSALGPDLDRSAAPEVRHRVLALLASLDPGTAPDPETLLARLRWERPLRGASTSAGNTTDLRSRIALWTLNESELLGITGRGALSSQSRALLDSGPAKAAALLAPLIPEPLDHVLLQADLTAVAPGPLERPLADTLSVLADIESKGGATVYRFTPGSVRRALDAGQSAADLHAFLAAHSRTPVPQPLSYLIDDVARRHGHLRIGAASAYVRCDDEAVLNEILADRRSATLRLRRLAPTALAAQIDPASLLEGLREMGYAPAAESAEGDVLITRAGTRRTPLRTPPAPVPEGPPVPDGTLLGAAVRAIRAGDTAATVVHRETDGTAAATAGSLPRTTSAETLATVQAAAMTGSAVWIGYVNADGAASQRVIAPVRVEGGFVTAYDHTADEVRTYPLHRITGVAELADDATT, encoded by the coding sequence ATGGGGATGACCACACCACCGCGGACGCTCGCCGAAGCTCTGCGCGCCCGGGACGACGAGTCGTTGGCCGGGCTGCTCCGCGCCCGCCCCGATCTTCTGTCTCCGGTGCCGAACGACATCACCCAACTGGCGACGAGGGCCGGTACCCGGGCCTCTGTCGTACGCGCGCTGGAGCACCTCGACCGGTTCGCCCTGCAGACCGCGGAGGCGCTGGCCGTCGCGCCCGATCCGGCCCCGTACGAGACTCTGCTCGCCCTGCTCACCGGCGACGGCCAGGACGACGGCACGGCCCGCGACGACGCGGGTACGGCCATCCGGAGCGCGGCACCCGGCGCCCTCGCGACCCTGCGCGAACAGGCCCTCGTCTGGGGCGAGGACGACCGGCTGCGGCTGGTGCGTACCGCGCGCGAACTCCTTGCCCCGTCCCCGCAGCATCCCTCCCCCACCGGGCTGGGGCCGACCGTCGCCGAGGCCACGGCCGGCATGTCGCCGGGCCGGCTCCAGGAGATCCTGACGGCGGCCGGGCTGCCCGCCACCCATGACCCGGTCTCCGCCGTCGCCTCTCTGTCCGCGCTCTTCACCGACCGCACCAGGATGGGCGAACTGCTCGACACCGCGCCCGTCGAGGCCCTCTCGGTGCTGGACCGGCTGGTGTGGGGCCCGCCGTACGGGGAGGTGACCCCGAATCCGACGCCGCCCGTGAAGTGGCTGCGCGACCGCGGGCTGCTGCTGCCCGTGTCGACGCGCACGGTCGTCCTGCCGCGCGAGGCTGCCCTGCATCTGCGGGCAGGGCGCGCCCACCGCGTACCGGAGCCGTTGCCGCCCGCCGTCGTGGCGGTCGCGACACGCGATCCCCAGGCTGTGGACAGTGCGGCGGCGGGCCAGGCATTCCTGGCGGTGTCCACCGTCGAGGAACTCCTGACGAGCTGGAACGGCGGTGGCCCGCCGATACTGCGCGCCGGCGGCCTCAGCGTCCGCGAGCTGAAGCGGACCGCGGCCGTCCTCGACGTCTCCGAGCCGATCGCCACGTTCTGGCTCGAACTCGCCTACGCGGCCGGGCTGCTGGCCTCCGACGGCGAGGCCGACGAGCGGTACGCGCCGACTCCCGCATACGACGACTGGACCGAACTCCCCGTCCAGGACCGCTGGGTGCACCTCGCCACCACTTGGCTCGCCGCCACCCGCACCGCCGGCCTGGTCGGCGGCCAGGACGCCAAGGGCCGGGCCCTGTCCGCGCTCGGCCCCGACCTCGACCGCTCGGCCGCCCCCGAGGTACGCCACCGCGTCCTGGCCCTGCTCGCCTCGCTGGACCCCGGCACCGCCCCGGACCCGGAGACGCTGCTCGCCCGGCTCCGCTGGGAGCGGCCGCTGCGCGGCGCCTCCACCTCCGCCGGGAACACCACCGACCTGCGGTCCCGGATCGCCCTGTGGACGCTGAACGAGTCCGAACTCCTCGGCATCACCGGCCGCGGCGCGCTCTCCTCCCAGTCCCGCGCCCTGCTCGACTCCGGGCCCGCGAAGGCCGCCGCGCTGCTCGCCCCGCTGATCCCGGAACCCCTCGACCACGTGCTGCTCCAGGCCGACCTGACGGCCGTCGCGCCCGGCCCGCTGGAACGTCCCCTCGCCGACACGCTGTCCGTCCTCGCGGACATCGAGTCGAAGGGTGGGGCGACGGTCTACCGGTTCACGCCGGGCTCCGTACGCCGAGCGCTGGACGCCGGACAGTCCGCGGCCGATCTGCACGCGTTCCTCGCCGCGCACAGCCGTACGCCGGTCCCGCAACCCCTCAGCTACCTCATCGACGACGTCGCCCGCCGCCACGGCCATCTGCGGATCGGCGCCGCATCCGCGTACGTGCGCTGCGACGACGAGGCCGTGCTCAACGAGATCCTCGCCGACCGACGCTCGGCCACCCTGCGCCTGCGCCGCCTCGCACCGACGGCACTGGCCGCCCAGATCGACCCGGCGTCCCTGCTCGAAGGGCTGCGCGAGATGGGCTACGCCCCGGCCGCCGAGTCCGCCGAGGGCGACGTCCTGATCACCCGCGCGGGCACCCGCCGCACCCCGCTCCGTACACCGCCCGCCCCTGTCCCCGAGGGCCCGCCGGTCCCCGACGGAACGCTGCTGGGCGCGGCGGTACGGGCGATCCGCGCCGGGGACACGGCCGCGACGGTCGTCCACAGGGAGACGGACGGGACCGCCGCCGCCACGGCCGGCTCACTGCCCCGCACGACGTCCGCGGAGACCCTCGCGACGGTCCAGGCGGCGGCCATGACGGGCTCTGCGGTGTGGATCGGGTACGTCAACGCGGACGGCGCGGCCAGCCAGCGGGTCATCGCCCCGGTCCGGGTGGAGGGCGGCTTCGTGACGGCGTACGACCATACGGCGGACGAGGTCCGCACCTACCCGCTGCACCGGATCACCGGCGTCGCCGAACTGGCCGACGACGCCACCACCTGA
- a CDS encoding ABC transporter ATP-binding protein yields MSSTRTSDAVAEATTGRLTARRLTLAYEDRTVVHELDLTVPDGRVTVIVGPNACGKSTTLRALGRLLKPRGGAVLLDGTELSRIPTKKIAQSIGLLPQTPVAPEAITVSDLVARGRQPHQHWWQQWSEEDERAVTDAMDRTDITALGDRSVDELSGGQRQRVWIAMALAQETDLLLLDEPTTYLDISHQVEVLDLVRQLAAPAADGSRGRTVVTVLHDLNQAARYADHLIAMKAGRIVAEGHPADIVTAELVREVFGLEAVIVPDPVTGSPLVVPGAPWTPAR; encoded by the coding sequence ATGAGCTCGACCCGTACGTCCGATGCCGTGGCCGAGGCGACGACCGGCCGGCTCACCGCGCGCCGACTGACCCTCGCCTACGAGGACCGCACGGTCGTGCACGAGCTGGACCTGACGGTTCCCGACGGCCGGGTGACGGTCATCGTCGGCCCGAACGCGTGCGGCAAGTCGACCACTCTGCGCGCGCTGGGCCGGCTGCTCAAGCCGCGCGGCGGGGCGGTACTCCTCGACGGTACGGAGCTGTCCCGGATACCCACCAAGAAGATCGCCCAGTCGATAGGGCTGCTGCCGCAGACCCCGGTCGCGCCCGAGGCGATCACCGTCTCCGACCTCGTCGCCCGCGGCCGTCAGCCACACCAGCACTGGTGGCAGCAGTGGTCGGAGGAGGACGAGCGGGCCGTCACCGACGCCATGGACCGTACGGACATCACGGCGCTCGGCGACCGGTCCGTGGACGAACTGTCCGGCGGGCAGCGGCAGCGGGTCTGGATCGCGATGGCGCTGGCCCAGGAGACGGATCTGCTGCTGCTCGACGAACCGACGACGTACCTCGACATCTCGCACCAGGTGGAGGTCCTCGACCTGGTGCGCCAGCTCGCCGCACCGGCGGCCGACGGCAGCCGCGGCCGGACGGTCGTCACCGTGCTCCACGACCTGAACCAGGCCGCGCGGTACGCGGACCACCTGATCGCGATGAAGGCGGGCCGGATCGTCGCCGAGGGCCACCCGGCGGACATCGTCACCGCGGAGCTCGTACGCGAGGTGTTCGGCCTGGAGGCGGTGATCGTCCCGGACCCGGTGACGGGTTCACCCCTGGTGGTCCCGGGCGCCCCCTGGACCCCTGCGCGGTGA
- a CDS encoding cold-shock protein, with translation MPTGKVKWFNSEKGFGFLSRDDGGDVFVHSSVLPDGVDALKPGQRVEFGVVAGQRGDQALSVTILDPTPSVAAAQRRKPDELASIVQDLTTLLENITPMLERGRYPDKAAGKQIGGLLRAVADQLDV, from the coding sequence TTGCCGACTGGCAAGGTCAAATGGTTCAACAGCGAGAAGGGCTTCGGCTTCCTTTCCCGCGACGACGGTGGCGACGTGTTCGTCCACTCGTCGGTGCTCCCTGACGGAGTGGACGCCCTCAAGCCCGGTCAGCGCGTCGAATTCGGCGTCGTCGCAGGTCAGCGCGGAGATCAGGCGCTATCGGTGACGATTTTGGACCCGACGCCGTCCGTCGCGGCCGCCCAGCGTCGCAAGCCGGACGAACTGGCATCGATCGTGCAGGATCTGACGACGCTGCTGGAGAACATCACGCCGATGCTGGAGCGGGGCCGCTACCCCGACAAGGCGGCCGGCAAGCAGATCGGCGGCCTGCTGCGCGCGGTCGCCGACCAGCTCGACGTATAG
- a CDS encoding FecCD family ABC transporter permease — MSGTLTRTPVRPAGYSVVRIGPRGRFLLHRRAAVAAAVLVVLLAVVCVAYLCVGESFVAPAEVVKVILGQPSPYELVVGTLRLPRMVVGLLVGAAFGIAGALIQTVARNPLASPDIIGISQGAGALTVGAMTFGVTSYTMLPYLSVIGGIAAAALVYVFAWRGGLHATRFVLIGIGFAIALRSVTTLFLTKGDYLVAQQAQIWMTGSLNGRGWNEVAPIGWTLLVLLPAVLWAARAQRTVSMDDDTATALGVRLGRVRLGLVALGVILASVATGTAGPVDFVALLAPQVARRMTRTAQIPLLCSALLGAVIVVFGDLLARKLFSPTELPVGVLTAAVGAPYLIWLIVRGHGGRNGGKA; from the coding sequence ATGAGCGGCACCCTCACCCGGACCCCGGTCCGGCCCGCCGGGTACAGCGTCGTAAGGATCGGGCCGCGCGGGCGGTTCCTGCTGCACCGGCGTGCGGCCGTCGCCGCGGCGGTCCTCGTCGTGCTGCTGGCGGTCGTCTGTGTCGCGTACCTCTGCGTCGGCGAGAGCTTCGTCGCGCCGGCCGAGGTCGTGAAGGTGATCCTCGGGCAGCCGTCGCCGTACGAACTGGTCGTCGGGACGCTGCGGCTGCCGCGGATGGTCGTCGGCCTGCTCGTCGGCGCGGCCTTCGGGATCGCCGGGGCACTGATCCAGACGGTGGCCCGCAATCCGCTGGCCAGTCCCGACATCATCGGCATCAGCCAGGGCGCGGGCGCGCTCACGGTCGGCGCGATGACGTTCGGCGTCACCTCGTACACCATGCTGCCGTATCTGTCGGTCATCGGCGGGATCGCGGCGGCGGCGCTCGTGTACGTCTTCGCGTGGCGCGGCGGGCTGCACGCCACCCGGTTCGTCCTCATCGGCATCGGCTTCGCCATCGCGCTGCGGTCCGTCACCACGCTGTTCCTGACCAAGGGCGACTATCTGGTCGCCCAGCAGGCGCAGATCTGGATGACGGGTTCGCTGAACGGCCGCGGCTGGAACGAGGTGGCGCCGATCGGCTGGACGCTGCTCGTGCTCCTACCGGCCGTCCTGTGGGCGGCTCGTGCGCAGCGCACCGTGTCGATGGACGACGACACCGCGACCGCGCTGGGGGTACGGCTGGGCCGGGTACGTCTGGGGCTCGTCGCGCTCGGTGTGATCCTGGCGTCCGTGGCGACGGGGACGGCCGGGCCGGTCGACTTCGTGGCGCTGCTCGCCCCGCAGGTCGCCCGCCGCATGACGCGTACCGCCCAGATCCCGCTGCTGTGCTCGGCGCTGCTCGGCGCAGTGATCGTCGTCTTCGGCGATCTGCTGGCGCGCAAACTCTTCTCGCCCACCGAGCTGCCGGTGGGTGTGCTGACGGCGGCGGTCGGCGCCCCGTATCTGATCTGGCTGATCGTCCGCGGTCACGGTGGCCGTAATGGAGGCAAGGCATGA
- a CDS encoding FecCD family ABC transporter permease, with amino-acid sequence MPAAAPRRHRRALATATAVLALLVAVLLSLAVGARTIAPSAVLDALLHGGHSDAAEVIRQLRVPRTLIGLMVGAALALAGTVLQGITRNPIADPGILGISQGASVGVVLAIAYAGIHTLTGYVWFAFAGAAVASVAVYAIASRGRGGATPVKLALGGAAINALLVSVTMAVLTTKASALDEFRFWQVGSIAGREAEVAQQIWPFLLVGTVLVLSVARGLDALALGEDVAKGLGQKVATVRIVGGVGATVLTGVGVAAAGPIAFIGLAVPHIARAIVGSDHRWVLPMAALIGPVMLLVSDVIGRIVFPPGEVPAGVMTALIGVPFLVALVRRKAVPA; translated from the coding sequence ATGCCAGCCGCCGCACCTCGCCGCCACAGACGCGCTCTCGCGACGGCGACGGCCGTCCTGGCGCTGCTCGTGGCCGTCCTGCTCAGCCTTGCCGTGGGCGCGCGCACCATCGCGCCCTCCGCGGTGCTCGACGCCCTGCTGCACGGCGGGCACTCCGACGCCGCCGAAGTGATTCGCCAGTTGCGGGTGCCGCGCACCCTGATCGGGCTGATGGTCGGTGCGGCGCTGGCCCTCGCGGGCACGGTGCTCCAGGGCATCACCCGTAACCCCATCGCCGACCCCGGGATCCTCGGTATCAGCCAGGGCGCCTCGGTCGGCGTGGTGCTGGCCATCGCGTACGCGGGGATCCACACGCTGACCGGGTACGTCTGGTTCGCGTTCGCAGGGGCGGCCGTCGCGTCCGTCGCCGTGTACGCGATCGCGTCGCGCGGGCGCGGCGGGGCGACGCCGGTGAAGCTCGCACTGGGCGGGGCCGCGATCAATGCGCTGCTGGTGTCCGTGACGATGGCGGTGCTGACGACGAAGGCGTCCGCGCTCGACGAGTTCCGCTTCTGGCAGGTCGGTTCGATCGCCGGGCGGGAGGCCGAGGTGGCGCAGCAGATCTGGCCGTTCCTGCTGGTCGGCACGGTGCTCGTGCTGTCCGTGGCGCGGGGCCTCGATGCACTGGCGCTGGGCGAGGACGTGGCGAAGGGGCTGGGGCAGAAGGTCGCGACGGTACGGATCGTCGGCGGCGTCGGGGCCACCGTGCTGACCGGGGTCGGGGTGGCCGCGGCCGGGCCGATCGCGTTCATCGGGCTGGCCGTTCCGCACATCGCCCGCGCGATCGTCGGCAGCGACCACCGGTGGGTACTGCCGATGGCGGCGCTGATCGGCCCCGTGATGCTGCTGGTCTCGGACGTCATCGGCCGGATCGTCTTCCCGCCGGGCGAGGTCCCGGCGGGCGTGATGACGGCGCTGATCGGGGTGCCGTTCCTGGTCGCACTGGTACGTCGGAAGGCGGTCCCGGCATGA
- a CDS encoding DNA repair helicase XPB encodes MTGPLIVQSDKTLLLEVDHDQADACRRAIAPFAELERAPEHIHTYRLTPLGLWNARAAGHDAEQVVDALVQYSRYPVPHALLVDIAETMARYGRLTLSKHPVHGLVLTSTDRPVLEEILRSKKVQPLVGVRIDPDTVAVHPSERGQIKQTLLKLGWPAEDLAGYVDGEAHPIELAEDGWALRPYQKQAVEGFWHGGSGVVVLPCGAGKTLVGAGAMAEAKATTLILVTNTVSARQWKHELVKRTSLTEDEIGEYSGTRKEIRPVTIATYQVLTTRRKGVYPHLELFDSRDWGLVIYDEVHLLPAPVFKFTADLQARRRLGLTATLVREDGRESDVFSLIGPKRFDAPWKEIEAQGYIAPADCVEVRVNLTDSERLAYATAEAEEKYRFCATTATKRKVTEALVRKHRGEQTLVIGQYIDQLDELGEHLDAPVIKGETSNAQREKLFDAFRQGELSVLVVSKVANFSIDLPEATVAIQVSGTFGSRQEEAQRLGRVLRPKADGHEARFYSVVARDTIDQDFAAHRQRFLAEQGYAYRIVDADELLTDN; translated from the coding sequence GTGACCGGACCCCTCATCGTCCAAAGCGACAAGACGCTGCTCCTGGAAGTCGACCACGACCAGGCCGATGCCTGCCGTCGCGCGATCGCGCCCTTCGCGGAACTGGAGCGGGCGCCCGAGCACATCCACACCTACCGGCTGACCCCCCTCGGACTGTGGAACGCGCGGGCCGCCGGGCACGACGCCGAGCAGGTCGTCGACGCGCTCGTGCAGTACTCGCGCTATCCGGTACCGCACGCGCTGCTCGTCGACATCGCCGAGACGATGGCCCGGTACGGCCGCCTCACGCTCTCCAAGCATCCGGTCCACGGGCTGGTGCTGACCTCCACGGACCGGCCCGTGCTGGAGGAGATCCTCCGGTCGAAGAAGGTCCAGCCGCTGGTCGGGGTCCGGATCGACCCGGACACCGTGGCGGTGCACCCGTCCGAGCGCGGGCAGATCAAGCAGACGCTGCTGAAGCTGGGCTGGCCGGCCGAGGACCTCGCCGGGTACGTCGACGGCGAGGCGCACCCGATCGAGCTGGCCGAGGACGGCTGGGCACTGCGGCCGTACCAGAAGCAGGCCGTCGAAGGGTTCTGGCACGGCGGCTCCGGTGTCGTCGTACTGCCCTGTGGTGCGGGCAAGACGCTGGTCGGGGCCGGTGCGATGGCGGAGGCCAAGGCGACCACGCTGATCCTGGTGACGAACACCGTCTCGGCCCGGCAGTGGAAGCACGAGTTGGTGAAGCGGACGTCGCTGACCGAGGACGAGATCGGCGAGTACAGCGGTACGCGCAAGGAGATCCGGCCGGTCACCATCGCCACGTACCAGGTCCTGACGACCCGCCGTAAGGGCGTCTACCCGCATCTGGAGCTGTTCGACTCCCGCGACTGGGGCCTGGTGATCTACGACGAGGTGCATCTGCTGCCCGCACCCGTCTTCAAGTTCACCGCCGACCTCCAGGCCCGGCGCCGGCTCGGCCTCACCGCGACGCTCGTCCGGGAGGACGGCCGCGAGTCGGACGTCTTCTCGCTGATCGGCCCCAAGCGGTTCGACGCGCCGTGGAAGGAGATCGAGGCGCAGGGGTACATCGCGCCTGCCGACTGTGTCGAGGTCCGGGTCAATCTGACGGATTCGGAGCGGCTGGCCTACGCGACGGCAGAGGCCGAGGAGAAGTACCGGTTCTGCGCGACGACCGCGACGAAGCGGAAGGTGACGGAGGCGCTGGTGCGCAAGCACCGGGGCGAGCAGACCCTCGTCATCGGGCAGTACATCGACCAGCTCGACGAGCTGGGCGAGCATCTGGACGCACCGGTGATCAAGGGCGAGACGAGCAACGCCCAGCGGGAGAAGCTCTTCGACGCGTTCCGCCAGGGCGAGCTCAGCGTCCTCGTCGTGTCGAAGGTCGCGAACTTCTCGATCGACCTGCCGGAGGCGACCGTCGCCATCCAGGTGTCGGGCACGTTCGGCTCACGGCAGGAGGAGGCACAGCGGCTCGGCCGGGTGCTGCGGCCGAAGGCGGACGGGCACGAGGCCCGGTTCTACTCGGTGGTCGCCCGCGACACGATCGACCAGGACTTCGCGGCACACCGCCAGCGGTTCCTGGCCGAGCAGGGGTACGCGTACCGGATCGTGGACGCGGACGAGCTGCTGACGGACAACTGA
- a CDS encoding HAD family hydrolase translates to MGAMASHPLTVGFDLDMTLIDSRPGIKAAYQALSAETGRQIDAELVVSRLGPPLEDELANWFPADAVAATADRYREIYPTHAITPTPALPGARESIAAIRERGGRTIVVTAKYEPNARLHLAHLGIEADEIVGGLWAEGKARALREHGAHVYVGDHTGDVRGARTAEALSVAVTTGPCDADELRAAGADVILQNLTEFPAWLDAYRAA, encoded by the coding sequence ATGGGGGCCATGGCTTCGCACCCCCTGACGGTCGGCTTCGACCTCGATATGACGCTCATCGACTCCCGGCCCGGCATCAAGGCTGCCTACCAGGCGCTTTCCGCCGAGACGGGGAGGCAGATCGACGCCGAGCTGGTGGTCAGCAGGCTCGGTCCGCCCCTGGAGGACGAACTGGCGAACTGGTTCCCGGCGGACGCCGTGGCCGCCACGGCCGACCGGTACCGGGAGATCTATCCCACACACGCCATCACCCCGACCCCTGCGCTGCCCGGCGCCCGGGAGTCCATCGCCGCGATCCGCGAGCGGGGCGGCCGGACGATCGTCGTCACGGCGAAGTACGAGCCGAACGCCAGGCTCCACCTGGCGCATCTCGGAATCGAGGCCGACGAGATCGTCGGCGGCCTGTGGGCGGAGGGGAAGGCGCGGGCGCTGCGCGAGCACGGCGCACACGTGTATGTCGGCGACCACACCGGGGACGTACGCGGCGCCCGCACGGCGGAGGCACTGTCGGTGGCGGTCACGACGGGCCCGTGCGACGCGGACGAACTGCGAGCGGCGGGCGCGGATGTGATCCTGCAGAACCTGACGGAGTTCCCGGCCTGGCTGGACGCCTACCGGGCCGCGTAG